A region from the Chanodichthys erythropterus isolate Z2021 chromosome 5, ASM2448905v1, whole genome shotgun sequence genome encodes:
- the tarbp1 gene encoding probable methyltransferase TARBP1 isoform X2 — protein sequence MSNFLIKTLLSRYPDPENLINNLCWPSTSRPDIEKIEALTVLIKELSNKSKEERFISKVQSVIWDQCMPLLQMISSADDGGKDLLSAVCGLFAVCVNVCQADDVPGQVIHVLLQVLRTRDDGNHETDRLDVDVAIEVTAVLLSSISYDGDIISRTLSCTLSCVKDLSDSIISKIIVRIWFTILKSCNKEAESEVLRQIWDDLLSWHQRDQTESASAQVLLCLTALSDHLYSSETSQNRPDPRRSQRFFRAIQAGLTHKDSVTRKRALYLLTRCVALAEIKKEDVFNSEEPHTDEILFRWAPEKQQLLREFWEDFALVLETLEENQIHVIRPVLNRIDMLVETTATDIQGGLFSPSWLLCVYQRMFHSENKAVMKEGVNHLLELKALHRSAFALAFSQFVIGPLMDVLAESSLYHRAPQQNIRDCPELGVKLQIFVVNFFSSLPEENRGSVLLQLIQRLGSRQWCAVPLFFLSQALSCLSPLPLLGSDGLNAFREVLCCTMITHQVLLRGASQCFLLHAALCLTDVTTLSLDEIFGFLVHFRADESLCRGTALWKELCNWLQTNEGRFRLTDGDLGSSFELLTATLNSKEASIFSYVQQRLKTFLTVPANTDQTGSLPDPGEAELLARTVLLTADLQQSRSEEPGLELLLQPLLDVLRRLSTNVYLVLHKTDKSLQLLLRLLQLHSRRSDTEKENEDVVAVALKTHMLSVVDSVQEFLLRRLSGELRELCDVQRSELYLSVLRELVLSYSTVSWYGSNLQQNYIPKLTTHCLRILNEPSEQVQHSTQNPSVSGQVQRVVSMATLALLCNMADEGVLKSQSEAMRSLRSLTNYFYPSASSQHLNQTLLKPTTATVSHPEDGLLLKDWGRIVAQFIGNQWMCLSFLQKTAGTLQAAEAPEVLRAAVDALALLPGHLVLPVLDFMASVLPQVVQCEESLCIEAICASWKVVQALSTNPHDFWSTLQGFVRLAFNQGLLQLTEEQNPRITACIQQIVSELMELAQVRSGVFNVLIRHCCETWLPSGAAEGVQSDAVFSTALLHLNILTEACVYGPVFRRDQRLVQEVQSYVEQLGDTCAANTAVSSDNRDDQYPRVCALAFLCRLNPSNHLHQRLMEELVQRLLRKDAEISKSKVRYYSNSIQHRVKNRVWQTLLLLLHKLRPEFVSDCVLSHACEAGFCSNQASVKYLIEWALILIVHQNPSHIQNLWNCFSLDHEKTKTSICTFLSVLVHMNVILPKLQDKEVQWRRAVEVSLQWCFSHNFSVRLYALLALKRVWELEDARVHTEENLGGLTTVVQACLQQAEAMQNTGNAMKNWSRIQEHFFFSAFHPIRDYSVETIFQTFPSLSELAEDEWLPLWKFESFVVFPICTALPLKNHASDLGELQPGDWIQQDKGDLEQEERWAEVQKKITPWKLSVQEQEPELIAQQRAARLGKLTSSLLVVASLIDKPTNLGGLCRTCEIFGAKALVLDSLRHINDKQFQALSVSSELWLPMLEVKPAELSDYLQLKKREGYWVIGVEQTSNSQSLQDYTFPERSLLLLGNEREGIPANLLQLVDVCVEIPQHGVTRSLNVHVSAALLVWEYTRQHLGQNPAAPLC from the exons ATGTCtaattttttgataaaaaccCTATTGTCCCGTTATCCCGATCCGGAGAATTTAATCAATAATTTGTGCTGGCCAAGCACATCACGCCCCGATATAGAGAAGATTGAAGCTTTAACTGTTTTGATCAAGGAGCTTTCCAATAAATCAAAAGAGGAGCGCTTTATTAGTAAGGTGCAGTCAGTTATATGGGATCAATGCATGCCTCTACTGCAAATGATCTCCAGTGCAGATGATGGAGGTAAGGATCTGCTCAGCGCTGTCTGTGGACTCTTTGCGGTGTGTGTCAATGTCTGTCAGGCTGATGATGTACCTGGGCAGGTAATTCATGTTCTTCTGCAAGTGCTGAGAACAAGAGATGATGGTAACCATGAAACCGACAGGCTTGACGTAGATGTTGCCATTGAAGTCACAGCAGTGCTGTTGTCTAGCATCTCATATGATGGAGACATCATCTCCAGGACTCTATCCTGCACCCTTTCCTGTGTCAAAGATCTTTCTGACTCCATCATCTCAAAAATCATAGTACGGATCTGGTTCACCATACTCAAGTCCTGCAATAAAGAAGCTGAATCAGAGGTTCTGCGTCAGATATGGGATGATTTGCTATCATGGCATCAGAGAGATCAGACAGAATCAGCGTCAGCTCAGGTTCTGTTGTGTCTCACTGCTCTCTCCGACCACCTCTACTCTTCGGAAACCTCTCAGAACCGACCGGACCCTAGAAGATCTCAAAGGTTTTTTAGGGCAATTCAGGCCGGATTGACTCACAAGGACAGTGTGACCCGCAAACGGGCTCTTTACCTGCTCACCAGGTGTGTGGCACTGGCAGAGATCAAGAAAGAAGATGTGTTTAACAGCGAGGAACCTCACACAG ATGAAATCCTGTTCAGATGGGCACCAGAAAAACAGCAGTTACTGAGAGAATTCTGGGAAGATTTTGCTCTAGTGTTAGAGACTCTAGAGGAGAACCAG attcaCGTGATTCGACCTGTACTCAACAGGATTGACATGCTTGTTGAGACAACGGCAACTGATATTCAAG GTGGGCTGTTTTCTCCATCCTGGCTGCTGTGTGTGTATCAGCGCATGTTTCACAGTGAGAACAAGGCAGTAATGAAAGAAGGAGTCAATCACCTGTTAGAGCTGAAAGCACTCCATCGTTCTGCGTTTGCTTTGGCATTCTCACAG TTTGTTATCGGCCCTCTCATGGATGTTCTTGCAGAGAGCTCCCTCTATCACAG gGCACCACAGCAGAACATCAGAGATTGTCCAGAACTGGGAGTGAAACTCCAAATCTTTGTGGTGAATTTCTTCAGCAGTTTGCCAGAAGAGAACAGAG GTTCAGTGTTGCTGCAGCTCATTCAGCGGTTGGGTTCACGGCAATGGTGCGCAGTCCCCCTGTTCTTTCTGTCCCAGGCCCTGTCCTGTCTATCTCCTTTACCTCTACTAGGATCTGATGGACTCAATGCATTCAG AGAAGTTCTGTGCTGTACTATGATCACTCACCAGGTTCTTTTGAGAGGAGCTTCACAGTGTTTTCTGCTCCATGCTGCTCTCTGCCTGACAGATGTG ACAACGTTGTCTCTAGATGAGATATTTGGTTTCCTTGTACATTTTCGAGCTGATGAGTCTCTATGTCGGGGTACAGCACTTTGGAAAGAG CTGTGTAATTGGCTCCAGACTAATGAAGGCCGTTTTCGTTTGACTGATGGCGATTTAGGCTCCTCTTTTGAGCTTCTCACTGCAACTTTAAACAGTAAAGAAGCTTCTATATTCAGCTACGTCCAGCAGCGACTGAAGACCTTCCTCACAGTTCCAGCCAACACAG ATCAGACAGGAAGTCTACCTGATCCAGGTGAGGCTGAGCTGCTGGCGCGGACCGTACTGCTTACAGCAGACCTGCAGCAGAGCAGGAGTGAGGAACCTGGTCTAGAACTGCTTCTCCAGCCCCTACTGGACGTCTTAAGGAGACTTAGTACTAACGTCTATCTGGTGCTGCACAAGACGGACAAGAGCCTGCAGTTACTGCTGCGCTTACTGCAGCTGCATAGCAGACGCTCGGATACAGAGAAGGAGAAtg AAGATGTTGTGGCTGTCGCTTTGAAGACGCACATGCTGTCAGTGGTGGATTCAGTGCAGGAGTTTCTGCTGAGGAGGTTGAGTGGGGAACTGAGGGAG TTATGTGATGTGCAGAGGTCTGAACTTTATCTCTCAGTATTAAGGGAGCTGGTTCTTTCTTACTCCACTGTTTCGTGGTATGGTTCAAATCTGCAGCAAAACTACATCCCAAAACTCACCACTCACTGCTTGAGGATCCTCAATGAACCTTCTGAACAGGTGCAGCACTCAACACAG AATCCCTCTGTGTCAGGGCAGGTTCAGAGAGTGGTCAGTATGGCCACACTTGCGCTGTTGTGTAACATGGCTGATGAAGGTGTCCTGAAGTCCCAGTCTGAGGCCATGAGATCACTTCGCTCGCTGACCAACTATTTCTACCCTTCAGCATCATCTCAGCATCTCAACCAGACATTACTGAAGCCCACAACTGCGACAGTCAG TCATCCAGAGGATGGTCTCTTGCTGAAGGACTGGGGACGAATTGTGGCCCAGTTTATTGGAAATCAGTGGATGTGTCTGAGTTTCCTGCAGAAGACTGCTGGGACCCTTCAGGCTGCTGAAGCTCCTGAGGTCCTGAGGGCTGCGGTGGATGCTTTGGCATTATTGCCTGGCCATCTCGTTCTGCCGGTGCTAGACTTCATGGCATCAGTCTTACCACAG GTGGTGCAGTGTGAAGAATCTCTTTGCATTGAGGCCATATGTGCCTCATGGAAGGTGGTTCAGGCTCTGAGCACAAACCCTCATGACTTCTGGTCCACACTGCAGGGATTCGTGCGCTTAGCTTTTAACCAGGGGCTTTTGCAGCTCACGGAGGAACAGAACCCCAGAATCACGGCCTGCATACAACAG ATTGTGAGTGAGCTCATGGAGTTGGCTCAGGTCCGATCAGGGGTGTTTAATGTTCTGATCCGGCATTGTTGTGAGACGTGGCTTCCATCTGGGGCAGCAGAGGGTGTTCAGTCAGACGCTGTGTTCAGTACGGCTCTCCTACACCTCAACATCCTGACTGAGGCGTGTGTGTATGGCCCGGTGTTCAGAAGAGACCAAAG GCTTGTTCAGGAGGTTCAAAGCTATGTTGAGCAGCTTGGTGATACTTGTGCAGCAAACACAGCTGTCAGCAG TGATAACAGAGACGATCAGTATCCTCGAGTGTGTGCTTTGGCTTTTCTCTGCCGCTTGAATCCATCTAATCATCTTCACCAGCGTCTGATGGAAGAGCTCGTGCAACGACTACTGAGGAAG GATGCCGAGATCTCAAAATCCAAAGTACGTTACTATAGCAACTCCATCCAGCACAGAGTGAAGAACCGCGTGTGGCAGacgctgctgctgctactgCATAAACTCAGACCG GAGTTTGTGTCGGACTGTGTGTTGAGTCACGCGTGTGAGGCCGGGTTCTGCAGTAACCAAGCATCCGTCAAGTACCTGATCGAATGGGCCCTGATCCTGATTGTCCATCAGAACCCGTCTCACATCCAGAACCTGTGGAACTGTTTCAGCCTG GATCATGAGAAGACAAAAACAAGCATTTGCACCTTTCTCTCCGTCCTCGTGCACATGAACGTCATCCTCCCAAAACTGCAAGATAAG GAGGTGCAGTGGCGTAGAGCGGTGGAGGTGAGCCTGCAGTGGTGTTTCAGTCATAACTTCAGTGTCCGTCTGTATGCCCTGCTCGCCCTTAAGAGGGTGTGGGAGCTGGAGGATGCCCGTGTCCACACGGAGGAAAACCTGGGCGGGCTGACCACAGTTGTCCAAGCTTGTTTACAACAGGCTGAAGCCATGCAGAACACCGG AAATGCAATGAAAAATTGGTCTAGAATCCAGGAACATTTCTTCTTCAGTGCTTTCCACCCAATCAGGGATTACAGTGTTGAG ACAATATTCCAGACCTTTCCCAGCCTCTCGGAGTTGGCAGAAGATGAGTGGCTTCCACTGTGGAAATTTGAGAGTTTTGTTGTCTTCCCGATATGCACCGCCCTGCCATTGAAGAATCATGCGAGTGATCTTGGTGAACTCCAGCCTGGTGACTGGATCCAACAGGACAAAG GTGATTTGGAGCAGGAAGAGCGCTGGGCAGAAGTTCAGAAGAAAATCACCCCGTGGAAGCTGAGTGTCCAGGAGCAGGAGCCTGAGCTCATCGCCCAGCAGAGGGCAGCACGTCTGGGCAAACTCACCAGCAGCCTCCTGGTGGTCGCATCGCTCATTGACAAGCCCACCAATCTGGGCG GTCTGTGCAGGACATGTGAGATCTTTGGGGCCAAAGCTCTGGTTCTGGACAGTTTGCGACACATTAATGATAAACAGTTCCAGGCGCTCAGTGTGTCTTCAGAGTTGTGGCTGCCGATGCTTGAG GTGAAGCCTGCAGAGTTGTCAGATTACCTGCAGCTGAAGAAGAGAGAGGGATACTGGGTAATAGGTGTAGAGCAAACATCCAACAGCCAGAGTTTACAAGATTACACTTTTCCTGAGAGAAGCCTTCTTTTACTCGG
- the tarbp1 gene encoding probable methyltransferase TARBP1 isoform X1, with protein MSNFLIKTLLSRYPDPENLINNLCWPSTSRPDIEKIEALTVLIKELSNKSKEERFISKVQSVIWDQCMPLLQMISSADDGGKDLLSAVCGLFAVCVNVCQADDVPGQVIHVLLQVLRTRDDGNHETDRLDVDVAIEVTAVLLSSISYDGDIISRTLSCTLSCVKDLSDSIISKIIVRIWFTILKSCNKEAESEVLRQIWDDLLSWHQRDQTESASAQVLLCLTALSDHLYSSETSQNRPDPRRSQRFFRAIQAGLTHKDSVTRKRALYLLTRCVALAEIKKEDVFNSEEPHTDEILFRWAPEKQQLLREFWEDFALVLETLEENQIHVIRPVLNRIDMLVETTATDIQGGLFSPSWLLCVYQRMFHSENKAVMKEGVNHLLELKALHRSAFALAFSQFVIGPLMDVLAESSLYHRAPQQNIRDCPELGVKLQIFVVNFFSSLPEENRGSVLLQLIQRLGSRQWCAVPLFFLSQALSCLSPLPLLGSDGLNAFREVLCCTMITHQVLLRGASQCFLLHAALCLTDVTTLSLDEIFGFLVHFRADESLCRGTALWKELCNWLQTNEGRFRLTDGDLGSSFELLTATLNSKEASIFSYVQQRLKTFLTVPANTDQTGSLPDPGEAELLARTVLLTADLQQSRSEEPGLELLLQPLLDVLRRLSTNVYLVLHKTDKSLQLLLRLLQLHSRRSDTEKENEDVVAVALKTHMLSVVDSVQEFLLRRLSGELRELCDVQRSELYLSVLRELVLSYSTVSWYGSNLQQNYIPKLTTHCLRILNEPSEQVQHSTQNPSVSGQVQRVVSMATLALLCNMADEGVLKSQSEAMRSLRSLTNYFYPSASSQHLNQTLLKPTTATVSHPEDGLLLKDWGRIVAQFIGNQWMCLSFLQKTAGTLQAAEAPEVLRAAVDALALLPGHLVLPVLDFMASVLPQQVVQCEESLCIEAICASWKVVQALSTNPHDFWSTLQGFVRLAFNQGLLQLTEEQNPRITACIQQIVSELMELAQVRSGVFNVLIRHCCETWLPSGAAEGVQSDAVFSTALLHLNILTEACVYGPVFRRDQRLVQEVQSYVEQLGDTCAANTAVSSDNRDDQYPRVCALAFLCRLNPSNHLHQRLMEELVQRLLRKDAEISKSKVRYYSNSIQHRVKNRVWQTLLLLLHKLRPEFVSDCVLSHACEAGFCSNQASVKYLIEWALILIVHQNPSHIQNLWNCFSLDHEKTKTSICTFLSVLVHMNVILPKLQDKEVQWRRAVEVSLQWCFSHNFSVRLYALLALKRVWELEDARVHTEENLGGLTTVVQACLQQAEAMQNTGNAMKNWSRIQEHFFFSAFHPIRDYSVETIFQTFPSLSELAEDEWLPLWKFESFVVFPICTALPLKNHASDLGELQPGDWIQQDKGDLEQEERWAEVQKKITPWKLSVQEQEPELIAQQRAARLGKLTSSLLVVASLIDKPTNLGGLCRTCEIFGAKALVLDSLRHINDKQFQALSVSSELWLPMLEVKPAELSDYLQLKKREGYWVIGVEQTSNSQSLQDYTFPERSLLLLGNEREGIPANLLQLVDVCVEIPQHGVTRSLNVHVSAALLVWEYTRQHLGQNPAAPLC; from the exons ATGTCtaattttttgataaaaaccCTATTGTCCCGTTATCCCGATCCGGAGAATTTAATCAATAATTTGTGCTGGCCAAGCACATCACGCCCCGATATAGAGAAGATTGAAGCTTTAACTGTTTTGATCAAGGAGCTTTCCAATAAATCAAAAGAGGAGCGCTTTATTAGTAAGGTGCAGTCAGTTATATGGGATCAATGCATGCCTCTACTGCAAATGATCTCCAGTGCAGATGATGGAGGTAAGGATCTGCTCAGCGCTGTCTGTGGACTCTTTGCGGTGTGTGTCAATGTCTGTCAGGCTGATGATGTACCTGGGCAGGTAATTCATGTTCTTCTGCAAGTGCTGAGAACAAGAGATGATGGTAACCATGAAACCGACAGGCTTGACGTAGATGTTGCCATTGAAGTCACAGCAGTGCTGTTGTCTAGCATCTCATATGATGGAGACATCATCTCCAGGACTCTATCCTGCACCCTTTCCTGTGTCAAAGATCTTTCTGACTCCATCATCTCAAAAATCATAGTACGGATCTGGTTCACCATACTCAAGTCCTGCAATAAAGAAGCTGAATCAGAGGTTCTGCGTCAGATATGGGATGATTTGCTATCATGGCATCAGAGAGATCAGACAGAATCAGCGTCAGCTCAGGTTCTGTTGTGTCTCACTGCTCTCTCCGACCACCTCTACTCTTCGGAAACCTCTCAGAACCGACCGGACCCTAGAAGATCTCAAAGGTTTTTTAGGGCAATTCAGGCCGGATTGACTCACAAGGACAGTGTGACCCGCAAACGGGCTCTTTACCTGCTCACCAGGTGTGTGGCACTGGCAGAGATCAAGAAAGAAGATGTGTTTAACAGCGAGGAACCTCACACAG ATGAAATCCTGTTCAGATGGGCACCAGAAAAACAGCAGTTACTGAGAGAATTCTGGGAAGATTTTGCTCTAGTGTTAGAGACTCTAGAGGAGAACCAG attcaCGTGATTCGACCTGTACTCAACAGGATTGACATGCTTGTTGAGACAACGGCAACTGATATTCAAG GTGGGCTGTTTTCTCCATCCTGGCTGCTGTGTGTGTATCAGCGCATGTTTCACAGTGAGAACAAGGCAGTAATGAAAGAAGGAGTCAATCACCTGTTAGAGCTGAAAGCACTCCATCGTTCTGCGTTTGCTTTGGCATTCTCACAG TTTGTTATCGGCCCTCTCATGGATGTTCTTGCAGAGAGCTCCCTCTATCACAG gGCACCACAGCAGAACATCAGAGATTGTCCAGAACTGGGAGTGAAACTCCAAATCTTTGTGGTGAATTTCTTCAGCAGTTTGCCAGAAGAGAACAGAG GTTCAGTGTTGCTGCAGCTCATTCAGCGGTTGGGTTCACGGCAATGGTGCGCAGTCCCCCTGTTCTTTCTGTCCCAGGCCCTGTCCTGTCTATCTCCTTTACCTCTACTAGGATCTGATGGACTCAATGCATTCAG AGAAGTTCTGTGCTGTACTATGATCACTCACCAGGTTCTTTTGAGAGGAGCTTCACAGTGTTTTCTGCTCCATGCTGCTCTCTGCCTGACAGATGTG ACAACGTTGTCTCTAGATGAGATATTTGGTTTCCTTGTACATTTTCGAGCTGATGAGTCTCTATGTCGGGGTACAGCACTTTGGAAAGAG CTGTGTAATTGGCTCCAGACTAATGAAGGCCGTTTTCGTTTGACTGATGGCGATTTAGGCTCCTCTTTTGAGCTTCTCACTGCAACTTTAAACAGTAAAGAAGCTTCTATATTCAGCTACGTCCAGCAGCGACTGAAGACCTTCCTCACAGTTCCAGCCAACACAG ATCAGACAGGAAGTCTACCTGATCCAGGTGAGGCTGAGCTGCTGGCGCGGACCGTACTGCTTACAGCAGACCTGCAGCAGAGCAGGAGTGAGGAACCTGGTCTAGAACTGCTTCTCCAGCCCCTACTGGACGTCTTAAGGAGACTTAGTACTAACGTCTATCTGGTGCTGCACAAGACGGACAAGAGCCTGCAGTTACTGCTGCGCTTACTGCAGCTGCATAGCAGACGCTCGGATACAGAGAAGGAGAAtg AAGATGTTGTGGCTGTCGCTTTGAAGACGCACATGCTGTCAGTGGTGGATTCAGTGCAGGAGTTTCTGCTGAGGAGGTTGAGTGGGGAACTGAGGGAG TTATGTGATGTGCAGAGGTCTGAACTTTATCTCTCAGTATTAAGGGAGCTGGTTCTTTCTTACTCCACTGTTTCGTGGTATGGTTCAAATCTGCAGCAAAACTACATCCCAAAACTCACCACTCACTGCTTGAGGATCCTCAATGAACCTTCTGAACAGGTGCAGCACTCAACACAG AATCCCTCTGTGTCAGGGCAGGTTCAGAGAGTGGTCAGTATGGCCACACTTGCGCTGTTGTGTAACATGGCTGATGAAGGTGTCCTGAAGTCCCAGTCTGAGGCCATGAGATCACTTCGCTCGCTGACCAACTATTTCTACCCTTCAGCATCATCTCAGCATCTCAACCAGACATTACTGAAGCCCACAACTGCGACAGTCAG TCATCCAGAGGATGGTCTCTTGCTGAAGGACTGGGGACGAATTGTGGCCCAGTTTATTGGAAATCAGTGGATGTGTCTGAGTTTCCTGCAGAAGACTGCTGGGACCCTTCAGGCTGCTGAAGCTCCTGAGGTCCTGAGGGCTGCGGTGGATGCTTTGGCATTATTGCCTGGCCATCTCGTTCTGCCGGTGCTAGACTTCATGGCATCAGTCTTACCACAG CAGGTGGTGCAGTGTGAAGAATCTCTTTGCATTGAGGCCATATGTGCCTCATGGAAGGTGGTTCAGGCTCTGAGCACAAACCCTCATGACTTCTGGTCCACACTGCAGGGATTCGTGCGCTTAGCTTTTAACCAGGGGCTTTTGCAGCTCACGGAGGAACAGAACCCCAGAATCACGGCCTGCATACAACAG ATTGTGAGTGAGCTCATGGAGTTGGCTCAGGTCCGATCAGGGGTGTTTAATGTTCTGATCCGGCATTGTTGTGAGACGTGGCTTCCATCTGGGGCAGCAGAGGGTGTTCAGTCAGACGCTGTGTTCAGTACGGCTCTCCTACACCTCAACATCCTGACTGAGGCGTGTGTGTATGGCCCGGTGTTCAGAAGAGACCAAAG GCTTGTTCAGGAGGTTCAAAGCTATGTTGAGCAGCTTGGTGATACTTGTGCAGCAAACACAGCTGTCAGCAG TGATAACAGAGACGATCAGTATCCTCGAGTGTGTGCTTTGGCTTTTCTCTGCCGCTTGAATCCATCTAATCATCTTCACCAGCGTCTGATGGAAGAGCTCGTGCAACGACTACTGAGGAAG GATGCCGAGATCTCAAAATCCAAAGTACGTTACTATAGCAACTCCATCCAGCACAGAGTGAAGAACCGCGTGTGGCAGacgctgctgctgctactgCATAAACTCAGACCG GAGTTTGTGTCGGACTGTGTGTTGAGTCACGCGTGTGAGGCCGGGTTCTGCAGTAACCAAGCATCCGTCAAGTACCTGATCGAATGGGCCCTGATCCTGATTGTCCATCAGAACCCGTCTCACATCCAGAACCTGTGGAACTGTTTCAGCCTG GATCATGAGAAGACAAAAACAAGCATTTGCACCTTTCTCTCCGTCCTCGTGCACATGAACGTCATCCTCCCAAAACTGCAAGATAAG GAGGTGCAGTGGCGTAGAGCGGTGGAGGTGAGCCTGCAGTGGTGTTTCAGTCATAACTTCAGTGTCCGTCTGTATGCCCTGCTCGCCCTTAAGAGGGTGTGGGAGCTGGAGGATGCCCGTGTCCACACGGAGGAAAACCTGGGCGGGCTGACCACAGTTGTCCAAGCTTGTTTACAACAGGCTGAAGCCATGCAGAACACCGG AAATGCAATGAAAAATTGGTCTAGAATCCAGGAACATTTCTTCTTCAGTGCTTTCCACCCAATCAGGGATTACAGTGTTGAG ACAATATTCCAGACCTTTCCCAGCCTCTCGGAGTTGGCAGAAGATGAGTGGCTTCCACTGTGGAAATTTGAGAGTTTTGTTGTCTTCCCGATATGCACCGCCCTGCCATTGAAGAATCATGCGAGTGATCTTGGTGAACTCCAGCCTGGTGACTGGATCCAACAGGACAAAG GTGATTTGGAGCAGGAAGAGCGCTGGGCAGAAGTTCAGAAGAAAATCACCCCGTGGAAGCTGAGTGTCCAGGAGCAGGAGCCTGAGCTCATCGCCCAGCAGAGGGCAGCACGTCTGGGCAAACTCACCAGCAGCCTCCTGGTGGTCGCATCGCTCATTGACAAGCCCACCAATCTGGGCG GTCTGTGCAGGACATGTGAGATCTTTGGGGCCAAAGCTCTGGTTCTGGACAGTTTGCGACACATTAATGATAAACAGTTCCAGGCGCTCAGTGTGTCTTCAGAGTTGTGGCTGCCGATGCTTGAG GTGAAGCCTGCAGAGTTGTCAGATTACCTGCAGCTGAAGAAGAGAGAGGGATACTGGGTAATAGGTGTAGAGCAAACATCCAACAGCCAGAGTTTACAAGATTACACTTTTCCTGAGAGAAGCCTTCTTTTACTCGG